One genomic region from Rubinisphaera margarita encodes:
- a CDS encoding substrate-binding domain-containing protein, producing the protein MRFPSVRGFIACCFVSCTLMSLSLSGCSEPGPGSSGGTTKAADETVDLAFITNVVASFWEVAEKGATAAGKEFNADVQFFMPTDYAAGQKRIVEDLLIRGIDGIAITVIDQEGQLDMLNNAAEQTNLITNDSDAPKTNRLCYIGIDNYDAGLACGELVREAIPDGGEVMLFVGNLDQLNARQRRQGVIDAVLGREPDPTREDPAGQPVKNDKYTILDTRTDGADFAKAKADAADSIVKHPNLKCMVGLFAYNPPLCLQAVKEADKLDQIAVVGFDEEKGTLQGIVDGEIYGTVVQNPYMYGYESIRILSGLARGEELSKLMEQTEGVLVAEEDTILFPARVIKKEVDPENEREIQVEEFWSNLKELTE; encoded by the coding sequence ATGCGGTTTCCGTCCGTTCGCGGTTTCATAGCCTGCTGTTTCGTTTCCTGCACGCTAATGTCGTTGTCTCTGTCGGGATGCAGTGAACCTGGTCCGGGCAGCTCTGGCGGAACGACGAAGGCGGCTGACGAAACAGTCGACCTGGCATTCATTACCAATGTCGTCGCTTCGTTCTGGGAAGTGGCCGAGAAAGGCGCCACAGCGGCCGGAAAAGAATTCAATGCCGACGTGCAGTTCTTCATGCCGACCGATTACGCCGCCGGCCAGAAGCGAATTGTCGAGGACCTGCTGATTCGCGGAATTGACGGGATCGCCATCACGGTGATCGATCAGGAAGGTCAGCTCGACATGCTCAACAATGCCGCCGAGCAGACGAATCTGATCACCAACGATTCCGATGCCCCGAAGACCAACCGCCTCTGCTACATCGGCATCGATAACTACGACGCCGGTCTGGCCTGCGGGGAGCTCGTTCGGGAAGCGATTCCCGATGGTGGCGAAGTGATGCTGTTTGTGGGTAACCTCGACCAGCTCAATGCCCGTCAGCGGCGACAGGGCGTGATTGATGCCGTCCTCGGACGCGAGCCCGATCCGACGCGGGAAGATCCAGCCGGGCAGCCGGTCAAGAACGACAAGTATACCATTCTCGACACCCGCACCGACGGAGCCGACTTCGCCAAGGCGAAAGCGGACGCAGCCGACTCGATCGTGAAGCATCCGAACCTGAAGTGCATGGTCGGACTGTTCGCGTATAACCCGCCGCTCTGTCTGCAGGCGGTGAAAGAAGCCGACAAGCTGGATCAGATCGCAGTCGTCGGCTTCGATGAAGAGAAGGGGACTCTGCAGGGAATCGTGGATGGGGAAATCTACGGGACTGTGGTGCAGAATCCTTACATGTACGGCTACGAGTCGATTCGCATTCTGTCTGGACTCGCTCGCGGTGAAGAACTCTCGAAGCTGATGGAACAGACCGAAGGGGTGCTTGTCGCAGAAGAGGATACGATTCTCTTCCCGGCTCGCGTCATCAAGAAAGAGGTCGATCCCGAGAACGAGCGCGAGATTCAGGTCGAAGAGTTCTGGTCCAATCTGAAGGAACTGACGGAATGA
- a CDS encoding sugar phosphate isomerase/epimerase family protein gives MRLGLINSAWAQAGRDTAWGIQKTKEIGFDCIDIFADPFDIDIRERLLIKRECDRLELPIVSVCCVAVGLIDFNPSVRRFHLERCIAYLDMCYEYEAENLLLVLGEYIWNKEVIPPDEQWNLGVETCRELADYADSLGLKIAMELEPFPLSLLNSVETMDRFIRDVDHPALRANIDISHLQLADVQADELSRLKGKAIHVHISDCDGKVHGDLPPGRGVVDFGPYLDELQKLEMDGTVSIELEYSPDPNNIEAWVREAYESTAKLMKQHGLRD, from the coding sequence ATGAGACTGGGATTGATCAACTCCGCCTGGGCCCAGGCGGGTCGCGACACGGCCTGGGGCATTCAGAAGACGAAGGAAATTGGCTTCGACTGCATCGACATCTTCGCCGATCCGTTCGATATCGACATTCGCGAACGGCTGCTCATTAAACGGGAATGCGATCGCCTTGAACTGCCGATCGTTTCCGTCTGCTGCGTCGCTGTCGGCCTCATCGATTTCAATCCGAGTGTCCGTCGGTTCCATCTGGAGCGGTGCATTGCCTATCTCGACATGTGCTACGAGTACGAAGCCGAGAATTTACTGCTCGTCCTCGGGGAATACATCTGGAACAAGGAAGTCATTCCCCCCGACGAGCAATGGAATCTCGGGGTGGAAACCTGCCGTGAGCTGGCCGACTACGCCGATTCGCTCGGGCTGAAGATTGCCATGGAACTCGAACCGTTTCCGCTGTCGCTGCTCAACAGTGTCGAGACGATGGACCGGTTTATCCGCGACGTCGACCATCCGGCCTTGCGGGCGAATATCGACATTTCGCATCTGCAACTGGCCGATGTGCAGGCAGACGAACTATCGCGGCTCAAAGGGAAAGCGATCCACGTTCACATTTCTGATTGCGATGGCAAAGTGCACGGCGACCTGCCGCCCGGCCGCGGCGTGGTCGACTTCGGCCCGTATCTGGATGAACTTCAGAAACTGGAGATGGACGGAACGGTTTCGATCGAACTCGAATACTCTCCCGATCCCAACAACATCGAAGCCTGGGTGCGGGAGGCGTATGAGTCGACGGCCAAGCTGATGAAGCAGCATGGATTGAGAGACTAA
- a CDS encoding RNA polymerase sigma factor, with the protein MIRLQGGDNSAFEELVELHQRPLIGYFMRNVRDWQLAEDLSQETLLRVYNQAWDYLPVGRFKPWMYRVARNLLIDNVRKRSHDALVRAYQSRSEDNDAGISRIAGEFTSPEDKLDEREFCNIVDRLLDDIPDDQRQTFVLHHYVGLNLAEVAEILEANVATTKSRLRLAREKLQEKLRPFGIQPSQDSASV; encoded by the coding sequence ATGATACGCCTCCAGGGCGGAGATAACTCCGCTTTCGAGGAGCTCGTTGAGCTGCATCAACGGCCGCTCATCGGCTACTTCATGCGGAACGTGAGGGACTGGCAACTGGCCGAGGACCTGTCACAGGAAACGCTGTTGCGGGTCTACAATCAGGCGTGGGACTACTTGCCCGTTGGCCGCTTCAAACCGTGGATGTACCGCGTCGCCCGGAACCTGCTGATCGACAACGTCCGCAAGCGATCGCACGATGCCCTGGTCCGTGCGTATCAGAGTCGCTCCGAAGATAACGACGCCGGCATCTCCCGCATTGCCGGGGAGTTTACCTCGCCGGAAGACAAGCTCGACGAACGCGAGTTCTGCAACATCGTCGACCGACTGCTTGATGACATCCCGGACGATCAGCGGCAGACATTCGTGCTGCATCACTACGTCGGCCTCAATCTGGCCGAAGTCGCCGAGATCCTCGAAGCCAACGTCGCGACGACCAAGAGTCGCCTGCGTCTGGCCCGGGAAAAACTGCAGGAGAAACTCCGCCCCTTCGGGATTCAACCGTCGCAGGACTCTGCCAGCGTGTAG
- a CDS encoding MBL fold metallo-hydrolase, with protein MKLTFHGAAGEVTGSQHLLESQGRKILFDCGLFQGRRAESRLKNEKFGFDPRDIDVVILSHAHIDHSGNLPRLYRLGFRGRVFCTPATADIAEIMLRDSAKIQQEDQRYLSRHLKRGHPPIEPLYDQDDVNGLMELFEPLEFDVRHEINSEFRIRFLNAGHILGSAITEVDLEEDGDWKRITFSGDLGRRDLPLLPDPSPIERCDVLICESTYGNRVHPPSSDIKQELLRIMKEALAVGGRVIVPAFALGRTQQLVYFLNELYNSGQLPPIPVFVDSPLSSRLTSTYRDHLGSMDDDVQRMLVDDLDPFGFPWLRYIQSPTESKELNDREGTMLIIASSGMCENGRVVHHLVHSIAEERNTVVLMGFQAEHTAGRRIAERRKTVRFFDRDFRLNAHVEKLEGLSAHADVNDFRWWFEQAVNAGGVGQAFLVHGEPEAATALADVVRDYCDEDPIIPQRGESFEV; from the coding sequence ACCGGCAGTCAGCATCTGCTCGAATCGCAGGGGCGCAAGATCCTGTTCGACTGCGGCCTGTTCCAGGGGCGGCGAGCCGAGTCGCGTCTCAAGAACGAGAAGTTCGGTTTTGATCCCCGTGATATCGACGTTGTCATTCTCTCCCACGCCCACATCGATCACAGCGGAAACCTGCCACGACTCTATCGCCTCGGCTTTCGCGGCCGGGTCTTCTGCACCCCCGCCACAGCCGACATCGCTGAGATCATGCTCCGCGATTCGGCCAAGATTCAGCAGGAAGATCAGCGATATCTCTCGCGGCACCTTAAACGAGGCCATCCGCCGATTGAACCGTTGTATGACCAGGACGACGTGAACGGCCTGATGGAACTGTTCGAGCCGCTGGAGTTCGATGTGCGTCATGAAATCAACTCCGAGTTTCGGATTCGCTTTCTCAACGCCGGTCACATTCTCGGCTCGGCCATCACGGAAGTCGACCTGGAAGAAGACGGCGACTGGAAACGGATTACGTTCAGCGGAGATCTGGGACGACGTGATCTTCCGCTGTTGCCCGATCCGAGTCCGATCGAACGCTGCGATGTGCTGATCTGCGAGTCGACCTACGGAAACCGGGTGCATCCTCCGAGCAGCGATATCAAGCAGGAACTGCTGCGGATCATGAAAGAAGCTCTCGCCGTTGGCGGCCGTGTGATCGTCCCGGCGTTCGCGCTGGGGCGGACGCAGCAACTCGTCTACTTTTTGAATGAGCTGTACAACTCGGGCCAGCTGCCGCCGATTCCGGTCTTTGTCGACAGCCCGCTTTCATCGCGACTGACTTCGACGTATCGGGACCATCTCGGCAGCATGGACGACGATGTCCAGCGAATGCTCGTCGATGACCTCGACCCCTTTGGCTTTCCCTGGCTGCGTTACATTCAGTCGCCTACCGAAAGCAAGGAGTTGAACGATCGCGAAGGGACGATGCTCATCATCGCATCGTCCGGCATGTGCGAGAACGGACGGGTCGTGCATCACCTCGTTCATTCCATTGCCGAGGAGCGGAACACCGTCGTCCTGATGGGCTTTCAGGCCGAGCATACCGCCGGACGCCGAATTGCGGAGCGACGAAAGACGGTTCGCTTCTTCGACCGCGACTTCCGGCTCAACGCCCACGTCGAGAAACTGGAAGGTCTCTCCGCTCACGCCGATGTGAACGACTTCCGCTGGTGGTTTGAGCAGGCCGTCAACGCCGGTGGAGTCGGACAGGCTTTCCTGGTTCACGGCGAACCCGAAGCCGCCACCGCACTGGCCGACGTCGTAAGAGACTACTGCGACGAAGATCCAATCATCCCTCAACGCGGGGAAAGCTTCGAAGTCTAG
- a CDS encoding sugar ABC transporter ATP-binding protein has protein sequence MTSAVPAAPPATRLQAKDITKRFPGVTALDHVDLHVAAGEVLAVVGENGAGKSTLMKILAGVQSPDVGQLLVDGQPVEFRSVDDALDVGIALIHQELNLSDNLDVAANIFLGREPNVGGWIRRKELEEQSREHLRRVGLDVSPRTLVRELPIGQQQLVEIAKALSINARVLIMDEPTSSLSQRETESLMQVIDQLRQESVSILYISHRLGEIQRMADRVTVLRDGRNAGELERGEITHDAMVSRMVGRDVSRFYQRHSHTPGEVALQVKGVMTTTWPGESNSLTIKRGEIVGLAGLVGAGRSELLHAIFGVDPVLSGSIQVDGHPLAAGDVRESIRAGLALVPEDRKQQGLILEMTIRENVSLPSLTSDAVAGCLVNRSRERSLCDSFRESLGIRMAGREQLAGLLSGGNQQKVVLAKWLALKPGVLLLDEPTRGIDIGAKEEIYRLIDQLASEGVAILFASSEMEEIIGLSDRVLVMREGRITGEVPRDKLSETAVMDLATA, from the coding sequence ATGACGTCCGCTGTCCCAGCCGCTCCTCCGGCGACCCGGCTGCAGGCGAAAGACATCACCAAGCGATTCCCTGGCGTCACCGCTCTCGATCATGTTGATCTGCACGTTGCAGCTGGCGAAGTGCTGGCCGTCGTTGGCGAGAACGGAGCGGGCAAAAGCACGCTGATGAAGATTCTCGCCGGCGTGCAGAGTCCGGATGTCGGTCAGTTACTGGTCGACGGCCAGCCGGTCGAGTTTCGTTCGGTCGATGATGCTCTCGATGTCGGGATTGCGCTCATTCATCAGGAGCTGAATCTCTCCGATAACCTCGACGTCGCTGCGAATATCTTTCTCGGCCGCGAACCGAATGTCGGAGGGTGGATCCGCCGCAAAGAGCTCGAGGAGCAGTCCCGGGAACATCTGCGTCGCGTGGGGCTCGATGTTTCGCCGCGAACCCTCGTCCGCGAGTTGCCGATCGGTCAACAGCAGTTGGTCGAGATTGCTAAGGCGCTCTCGATCAACGCCCGTGTCCTCATCATGGATGAGCCGACGTCTTCGCTGTCGCAGCGGGAAACCGAATCGCTGATGCAGGTGATCGATCAGTTGCGGCAGGAGTCGGTCAGCATTCTCTATATCTCGCACCGACTCGGCGAGATTCAGCGAATGGCCGATCGCGTGACCGTGCTTCGTGATGGCCGGAACGCCGGCGAGTTGGAGCGTGGCGAGATCACTCACGACGCGATGGTCAGCCGGATGGTGGGCCGGGATGTTTCGCGGTTCTATCAGCGACACTCTCACACTCCGGGCGAGGTGGCCCTGCAGGTGAAGGGCGTGATGACGACGACCTGGCCGGGGGAGTCCAACAGTCTGACGATCAAACGCGGCGAGATCGTCGGCCTGGCCGGGCTCGTGGGAGCGGGACGCAGCGAACTGCTGCACGCGATCTTTGGCGTCGATCCGGTTCTGTCTGGATCCATCCAAGTCGACGGCCATCCTCTTGCCGCGGGCGATGTGCGTGAGTCGATTCGTGCCGGACTGGCGCTGGTGCCGGAGGACCGGAAACAACAGGGACTGATTCTCGAGATGACGATTCGCGAGAACGTTTCTTTGCCAAGCCTCACCAGTGACGCGGTAGCCGGTTGTCTGGTCAACCGCAGTCGAGAACGCTCGCTCTGCGACAGCTTCCGCGAATCACTCGGCATCCGCATGGCGGGCCGCGAACAGTTGGCCGGCCTGCTCTCCGGCGGGAATCAGCAGAAGGTCGTCCTCGCGAAATGGCTGGCGCTCAAACCCGGCGTTCTTCTGCTCGATGAGCCGACTCGCGGCATCGACATTGGAGCCAAGGAAGAGATCTATCGCCTGATCGATCAACTCGCCAGCGAAGGCGTGGCGATTCTGTTCGCGAGTTCCGAAATGGAAGAGATCATCGGCCTGTCCGATCGCGTGCTTGTGATGCGGGAAGGCCGGATTACGGGCGAAGTTCCGCGGGACAAACTGAGCGAAACCGCCGTGATGGACCTCGCCACCGCATAA
- a CDS encoding lactate racemase domain-containing protein — translation MAQFEIHYGTGESFQFELPEEHVLWKQSGPEAQDDAVRAIEEALATPLDYPPVGDAVVPGDKVTLVIDAGTPAWDEIIRALGRQLESRGVEADKLHVVLNGVGTETAAAESSSLPYKVIAFDEAMQGRSVYLASTAEGQRIYLPEEIGEADYVVTIGRFGFDDRWGYRGTNSTVYPAFGGEEAQTRFSGPGSQELSPDESFGVRQMIDEIGWLLGLQFSVQVIPSGSGKLAHVIAGASDSVYRESVSRLNSSWRSSISTPAETVIVSVPSLEAGDAWFSTARACRAAEKLVSEDGRVLLVTDLKDFPEGLQETIQSSGDSDEVMRNLNRSKSPASRAVATLAGLASRYRVYLLSRLEQDIVENLFCIPLADTDELRSALQGGTTYAVLDGGQFAWVDTEN, via the coding sequence GTGGCACAGTTCGAAATTCATTATGGCACTGGGGAGTCGTTTCAGTTTGAACTTCCCGAGGAACATGTTCTCTGGAAGCAGTCCGGCCCGGAAGCTCAGGACGACGCAGTCCGGGCGATTGAAGAGGCTCTGGCGACGCCGCTCGACTATCCCCCGGTCGGCGATGCCGTGGTCCCGGGCGATAAGGTCACGCTTGTCATCGACGCCGGCACTCCGGCCTGGGACGAGATCATTCGCGCTCTGGGACGCCAGCTCGAATCACGCGGCGTCGAAGCCGACAAGCTGCACGTGGTCCTTAACGGTGTCGGCACGGAAACAGCCGCGGCGGAAAGCTCTTCGTTGCCGTATAAGGTGATCGCCTTCGACGAAGCGATGCAGGGCCGATCGGTTTATCTGGCTTCGACGGCCGAAGGACAGCGAATTTATCTGCCCGAAGAGATTGGCGAAGCCGACTATGTCGTCACGATCGGACGGTTCGGCTTCGATGATCGCTGGGGCTATCGCGGCACCAACTCGACCGTTTACCCGGCCTTTGGCGGTGAGGAAGCTCAAACCCGATTCAGTGGACCGGGAAGTCAGGAACTCTCGCCTGATGAATCGTTCGGTGTGCGACAGATGATCGATGAAATCGGCTGGCTGCTCGGCCTGCAGTTTTCAGTGCAGGTCATCCCGTCCGGCTCTGGCAAGCTGGCTCACGTGATTGCGGGTGCGAGCGATTCTGTGTATCGCGAATCTGTGTCGCGACTCAACTCCAGTTGGCGTTCGTCGATTTCCACCCCTGCGGAAACAGTCATCGTTTCCGTACCGAGTCTCGAAGCCGGCGACGCGTGGTTCTCCACCGCTCGGGCCTGTCGCGCGGCTGAAAAGCTGGTCTCCGAGGATGGCCGCGTACTGCTCGTGACGGATCTCAAGGACTTCCCGGAAGGTCTGCAGGAGACGATTCAATCGTCCGGCGACAGCGACGAGGTGATGCGGAATCTGAATCGCAGCAAGTCCCCTGCGAGCCGAGCCGTGGCTACCCTGGCCGGTCTGGCGAGCCGGTATCGGGTGTACCTGCTGAGTCGACTCGAACAGGACATCGTCGAGAATCTGTTCTGCATTCCGCTCGCTGATACCGACGAACTCAGAAGTGCCCTGCAGGGCGGAACCACCTACGCCGTTCTCGATGGCGGCCAGTTCGCCTGGGTCGACACCGAGAACTGA